The genomic DNA GCCGAACGTCACGCTCATCTCGCTCGGCGGCTCCGGTACGGCGTTGACGGTGCCGTGCACCTCCTGGAGCAGGACGCCGAGCGGGGCCAGGGCACTGCGCAGGGCACCGGTCGCGAAGTCCGCGACGCCGCGCCGCCCGGCGGCCACGGGCACCGCCGTCCCCATCCCCGCGGGGAGATCGTCGTCCCGTTCGGAGGCCGCGCCGGGCGGCGCGGGAGAGAGCAGGAACCGTACGGGCGTACCGTCGTCGAACTCGGACTGCATCGCGGTGACCACGTCAACATTGTGGACCA from Streptomyces sp. NBC_01478 includes the following:
- a CDS encoding CU044_2847 family protein codes for the protein MVTAMQSEFDDGTPVRFLLSPAPPGAASERDDDLPAGMGTAVPVAAGRRGVADFATGALRSALAPLGVLLQEVHGTVNAVPEPPSEMSVTFGVQVGHDLKFGIVSGGGQAHLTVTATWQPPRADGGTTAPGAG